The Bradyrhizobium sp. WBAH42 genome includes a window with the following:
- a CDS encoding ABC transporter substrate-binding protein, which produces MSINSHDHSITRRLATSLLAAAIMLSSAAASLAADTVVLRVGDQKGGNRSLLEISGYAKDLPYKIEWSEFPAAAPILEALNAGALDVGYTGDLSFLSVYAAGAPIKAIGGTRSDAKTQAILVRQDSPIRSAADLKGKRLAGTRGGWGQFLIDATLEKAEIKLEDATFAPLGPVDAKIALLAGSIDAWAVWEPYVSFARLKDKARVIADGEGLTPTITFIVASDNAIATKRAAVQDLVQRLNKARLWSLDHLGDYAKNTAELTKLPEDVLLSAYTAQRTSPIVIDENVIKEVQEASDRSTRYGILPKKLDVSKAVDRSFTAAAAGSN; this is translated from the coding sequence ATGAGCATCAACTCTCACGACCATTCCATCACGCGCCGGCTCGCCACATCGCTGCTCGCCGCTGCCATCATGCTATCGTCAGCTGCCGCATCGCTCGCCGCCGACACCGTCGTGCTGCGCGTCGGCGACCAGAAAGGCGGCAATCGCTCGCTGCTCGAAATCTCCGGCTATGCGAAGGACCTGCCCTACAAGATCGAGTGGTCGGAATTCCCCGCGGCCGCGCCGATCCTCGAAGCGCTCAATGCCGGCGCGCTCGACGTCGGCTACACCGGCGATCTCTCGTTCCTCTCGGTCTATGCCGCCGGCGCGCCGATCAAGGCGATCGGCGGCACGCGCTCGGATGCGAAGACCCAGGCCATTCTGGTGCGCCAGGACTCGCCGATCAGATCGGCGGCCGACCTCAAGGGCAAGCGCCTCGCCGGCACACGCGGCGGCTGGGGCCAGTTCCTGATCGACGCAACGCTGGAGAAGGCAGAGATCAAGCTGGAGGACGCGACCTTCGCGCCGCTCGGCCCGGTCGATGCCAAGATCGCGCTGCTCGCCGGCTCGATCGACGCCTGGGCGGTGTGGGAGCCCTACGTCTCGTTCGCGAGGTTGAAGGACAAGGCCCGCGTCATCGCCGACGGCGAAGGGCTGACGCCGACCATCACCTTCATCGTCGCCTCCGACAACGCCATCGCCACCAAGCGCGCCGCGGTGCAGGACCTGGTGCAGCGGCTGAACAAGGCGCGGCTATGGTCACTCGACCATCTCGGTGACTACGCGAAGAACACGGCCGAACTAACAAAACTGCCGGAGGACGTGCTGCTGTCGGCCTACACCGCGCAGCGCACCAGCCCGATCGTCATCGACGAGAATGTGATCAAGGAGGTACAGGAAGCCTCCGACCGCTCGACGCGTTACGGCATCCTGCCGAAGAAGCTCGACGTCAGCAAAGCCGTCGACCGCAGCTTTACGGCTGCGGCCGCAGGATCGAACTAG
- the glgA gene encoding glycogen synthase GlgA encodes MTPVRVLAVASEVYPLVKTGGLADVAGALPVALKTHGVEMRTLLPGYPDVMRLLSGTEELRRWPDYFGGPGRLLAGSHAGLDLFVLDVPHLYARPGNPYVTTDGVDWADNGVRFAALSRVAADIGHGLVPAFVPVVVHAHDWQAGLAPAYLHYENRPRPGTVMTIHNMAYQGKFAPELIGSIGLPWHAFNVNELEYFGGISFLKAGLRLADRITTVSPTYAKEIQSDEGGMGLGGLLRERSDVLSGILNGIDIEVWNPQTDPHIAYRFGAEDLTFRAANKAVLQQQFNLDSSDEAPLLGVISRLSWQKGLDLLLEAIPTILREGMQLALLGSGERDLQDRYQAAARANPGRIGVVIGYDEILAHLIQAGSDALIVPSRFEPCGLTQLCALRYGAVPIVSRVGGLEDTIVDIGAADASGRDATGFKFAPVTADALAGTLRKANTAFHDKLTWRRLQRSGLATDVSWRNRAGDYAALYRNLMAARGA; translated from the coding sequence ATGACGCCTGTTCGCGTCCTTGCGGTCGCCTCTGAAGTCTACCCCCTCGTCAAGACCGGCGGCCTCGCAGATGTCGCCGGCGCGCTGCCGGTTGCGCTGAAGACGCATGGCGTCGAGATGCGCACCTTGCTGCCGGGCTATCCCGACGTGATGCGCCTTTTGTCCGGCACAGAGGAGCTGCGGCGCTGGCCGGATTATTTCGGCGGCCCCGGACGGCTGCTGGCGGGCTCGCATGCCGGGCTCGACCTGTTCGTCCTCGACGTGCCGCATCTCTATGCACGGCCGGGCAACCCCTATGTTACCACCGATGGCGTCGACTGGGCGGACAACGGCGTGCGCTTCGCTGCGCTGTCGCGCGTGGCGGCCGATATCGGCCATGGCCTCGTGCCGGCGTTCGTGCCCGTCGTCGTGCACGCCCACGATTGGCAGGCGGGGCTCGCGCCGGCCTATCTGCACTACGAAAATCGTCCGCGGCCCGGCACCGTGATGACCATTCACAACATGGCCTATCAGGGCAAGTTCGCGCCCGAACTGATCGGATCGATCGGCCTGCCCTGGCACGCCTTCAACGTCAACGAACTGGAATATTTTGGCGGCATCAGCTTTTTGAAGGCCGGCTTGCGCCTTGCTGATCGCATCACCACGGTGTCGCCGACCTACGCGAAGGAAATCCAGAGCGACGAAGGCGGCATGGGGCTCGGCGGGCTGCTTCGTGAACGGTCGGACGTGCTGAGCGGCATTCTCAACGGCATCGACATCGAGGTCTGGAATCCGCAAACCGATCCGCACATCGCCTATCGCTTCGGCGCGGAGGACCTGACATTCCGGGCCGCGAACAAGGCGGTGCTGCAGCAGCAGTTCAACCTCGATTCCTCGGACGAAGCACCGCTGCTCGGCGTCATCAGCCGGCTGTCCTGGCAGAAAGGGCTCGATCTCCTGCTGGAAGCCATCCCAACCATCCTGCGCGAAGGCATGCAGCTCGCGCTGCTCGGCAGCGGCGAGCGCGATCTGCAGGATCGCTATCAGGCCGCGGCCCGCGCCAATCCCGGCCGGATCGGCGTCGTGATCGGCTATGACGAGATCCTGGCGCATCTGATCCAGGCCGGCTCGGACGCGTTGATCGTGCCGTCGCGCTTCGAACCGTGCGGCCTGACCCAGCTCTGTGCGCTGCGCTATGGCGCCGTGCCGATCGTCTCCCGCGTCGGCGGCCTCGAAGACACCATCGTCGATATCGGCGCGGCCGACGCGTCCGGCCGCGATGCCACCGGCTTCAAGTTCGCCCCCGTGACGGCGGATGCCCTCGCCGGCACGCTGCGCAAGGCCAACACCGCCTTTCACGACAAGCTGACCTGGCGCCGCCTGCAACGTAGCGGCCTTGCGACCGACGTCTCCTGGCGCAACCGCGCCGGCGACTATGCCGCGCTGTATCGAAATCTCATGGCGGCCCGCGGGGCGTAG
- a CDS encoding SemiSWEET transporter encodes MDPLLTKLIGFAAATCTTVAYAPQAIKVWKTRSTGDISLGMFLVMVLGLALWLIYGLLSGDGPLIASNAVTMLLAGGILVMKLRYG; translated from the coding sequence ATGGACCCGCTATTGACCAAGCTGATCGGCTTTGCCGCCGCCACCTGCACCACCGTCGCCTACGCGCCACAAGCCATCAAGGTATGGAAGACCCGCTCCACCGGCGACATCTCGCTCGGCATGTTCCTGGTGATGGTGCTGGGCCTCGCGCTCTGGCTGATCTACGGCCTGCTCTCGGGCGATGGCCCCCTGATCGCCTCGAACGCCGTCACCATGCTGCTCGCCGGCGGCATCCTGGTGATGAAGCTAAGATACGGGTGA
- a CDS encoding class III extradiol ring-cleavage dioxygenase: protein MTRFPTLFLSHGGGPWPFMEDRRVQYAKTAEAFANLPQLLPERPKAVLVITGHWEADAFTVSTSPHPPMVYDYYGFPEHTYHLKYPAPGKPELATQVKALLTHAGLDCRADPDQGFDHGTFVPLGLMYPNADMPIVLLSLKSSYDAAEHVKVGQAIASLRDEGILIVGSGLTYHNMRGFNRPESKPVSYDFEAYLNEAISNPDATRRNAMLVDWENAPSARLAHPREDHLLPLMVAAGAAGSDVGRRVFVDEVAHVAMASYVFG, encoded by the coding sequence ATGACGCGATTTCCGACCCTGTTCCTGTCGCATGGCGGCGGCCCCTGGCCTTTCATGGAGGACAGGCGCGTGCAATATGCCAAGACCGCCGAGGCGTTCGCGAACTTGCCGCAGCTTCTGCCCGAGAGGCCGAAGGCCGTGCTGGTCATCACCGGTCACTGGGAAGCCGACGCCTTCACGGTGTCGACCTCGCCGCACCCGCCGATGGTCTACGACTATTACGGTTTCCCCGAGCATACCTACCACCTCAAATATCCCGCGCCGGGCAAGCCCGAGCTCGCTACGCAAGTGAAGGCGCTGCTCACGCATGCCGGCCTCGATTGCCGCGCAGATCCCGATCAGGGTTTTGATCACGGCACGTTCGTTCCGCTCGGGCTGATGTATCCGAACGCCGACATGCCGATCGTGCTGCTGTCGCTGAAGTCCAGCTATGACGCGGCCGAGCACGTCAAGGTGGGGCAGGCGATCGCATCCTTGCGTGACGAAGGCATCCTGATCGTCGGCAGCGGGCTGACCTATCACAACATGCGCGGCTTCAACCGTCCGGAGTCCAAGCCCGTCTCGTATGATTTCGAAGCCTATTTGAACGAGGCGATCAGCAACCCCGATGCGACGCGCCGCAACGCGATGCTGGTCGATTGGGAGAATGCGCCGAGCGCACGCCTTGCGCATCCGCGCGAGGACCATCTGCTGCCGCTGATGGTGGCGGCCGGTGCGGCCGGAAGCGACGTCGGACGCCGCGTCTTCGTCGACGAGGTCGCGCATGTGGCGATGGCGTCGTACGTGTTTGGATGA
- a CDS encoding ABC transporter substrate-binding protein produces the protein MTNDNERSGSTLDRRHLLQAGLAAAFAAPLGALGAQAFAPRGIAPGIDLSEFPLCRTASDAPALTGAPRKLKLSWNAGAVCLAPVPVAIEHGFFRKRNLDVELVNYSGSTDQLLEAIATGKSDAGLGMALRWLKPLEQGFDVKIAAGTHGGCMRVLSRADSGVSKLADLKGKIVAVGDLAGPDKNFFSIQLAKLGIDPVKDVDWRAYPGNLLNVAVEKGEVQAFLSSDPLAYLWLKDTQYKEVASNLDGEYREKSCCILGLRGSLVREEPQVARAITQALLDAAMFTAQNATVAAKSFQPYAPKAATLADIEGMVRYHTHHHHPVGDILKRELKAYADDLKSVQVFKQSTDTAKFAERIYVDVFAV, from the coding sequence ATGACCAACGACAACGAGCGCAGCGGATCGACACTCGACCGGCGCCACCTGCTTCAGGCCGGGCTTGCGGCGGCTTTCGCAGCGCCGCTCGGCGCGCTGGGCGCGCAGGCTTTTGCGCCGCGCGGCATCGCGCCGGGGATCGACCTTTCCGAGTTTCCGCTGTGCCGCACGGCCTCCGACGCGCCCGCGCTCACCGGCGCGCCGCGCAAGCTGAAGCTGTCGTGGAATGCCGGTGCCGTCTGCCTCGCGCCGGTGCCTGTCGCAATCGAGCACGGCTTCTTCCGGAAGCGCAATCTCGACGTCGAGCTCGTCAACTATTCCGGCTCGACCGACCAGCTGCTCGAGGCCATCGCGACGGGCAAGAGCGATGCCGGTCTCGGCATGGCGCTGCGCTGGCTGAAGCCGCTGGAGCAGGGGTTCGACGTCAAGATCGCCGCCGGCACCCATGGCGGCTGCATGCGCGTGCTGTCGCGCGCGGATTCCGGCGTCTCGAAGCTCGCCGACCTCAAGGGCAAGATCGTCGCGGTCGGCGATCTCGCCGGTCCCGACAAGAACTTCTTCTCGATCCAGCTGGCCAAGCTCGGCATCGATCCGGTCAAGGACGTCGACTGGCGCGCTTATCCCGGCAACCTGCTCAATGTCGCGGTGGAGAAGGGCGAGGTGCAGGCGTTCCTGTCGTCCGACCCGCTGGCTTATCTCTGGCTCAAGGACACGCAATACAAGGAAGTCGCTTCCAACCTCGACGGGGAGTACCGCGAGAAGAGCTGCTGCATCCTCGGCCTGCGCGGCTCGCTCGTGCGCGAAGAACCTCAAGTCGCGCGCGCCATCACCCAGGCGCTGCTCGATGCCGCGATGTTCACCGCGCAGAATGCGACCGTCGCGGCGAAGTCGTTCCAGCCCTATGCGCCCAAGGCGGCGACGCTGGCCGATATCGAGGGCATGGTGCGCTACCACACCCACCATCATCATCCCGTCGGCGACATCCTGAAGCGCGAGCTCAAGGCCTATGCCGACGATCTCAAGAGCGTGCAGGTGTTCAAGCAGAGCACCGACACCGCCAAATTCGCGGAGCGCATCTATGTCGACGTATTCGCTGTCTGA
- the glgC gene encoding glucose-1-phosphate adenylyltransferase produces MSAARPEPLARQALAFVLAGGRGSRLLELTDRRAKPAVYFGGKSRIIDFALSNAVNSGIRRIAVATQYKAHSLIRHLQMGWNFFRPERNESFDILPASQRVSETMWYVGTADAVYQNIDIIESHACRFIVVLAGDHIYKMDYEVMLRQHVESGADVTVGCLEMPRSESSGFGIMHIDENGWIQEFLEKPKDPPPMPGKPDVSLASMGIYVFDAKFLFDQLKRDAEDPNSNHDFGKDIIPYLVKNGRAMAHQYSTSCVRSGSDTRAYWRDVGTVDAYWAANIDLTDVVPELDLFDRAWPIWSYAEITPPAKFVHDEESRRGQAVSSLVSGGCIISGASLRRSLLFTGVRINSYANVENAVIMPYVSVGRGARLRNVVIDRGVEIPEGLVVGEDPEVDGKRFRTTEQGISLITQPMIDRLNT; encoded by the coding sequence ATGAGTGCCGCGAGACCCGAGCCGCTTGCCCGTCAAGCGCTGGCATTTGTCTTGGCCGGAGGACGCGGCAGCCGTCTGCTGGAGCTGACCGACCGCCGCGCCAAGCCGGCGGTCTATTTCGGCGGCAAGTCCCGCATCATCGATTTTGCGCTGTCGAACGCGGTGAACTCGGGCATCCGCCGTATCGCGGTGGCGACCCAATACAAGGCGCACAGCCTGATCCGGCACCTTCAGATGGGCTGGAACTTCTTCCGCCCCGAACGCAACGAGAGTTTTGACATCCTCCCCGCCAGCCAGCGCGTCTCCGAGACCATGTGGTATGTCGGCACGGCGGACGCGGTGTACCAGAACATCGACATCATCGAATCCCACGCCTGCCGCTTCATCGTGGTGCTGGCCGGGGACCACATCTATAAAATGGACTACGAGGTGATGCTGCGCCAGCACGTCGAGAGCGGCGCCGACGTCACCGTCGGCTGCCTCGAAATGCCGCGGTCGGAATCCTCCGGCTTCGGCATCATGCACATCGACGAGAACGGCTGGATTCAGGAGTTCCTGGAGAAGCCGAAAGATCCGCCGCCGATGCCGGGCAAGCCCGACGTCTCGCTCGCCAGCATGGGCATCTACGTGTTCGACGCGAAATTCCTGTTCGACCAGCTCAAGCGCGACGCCGAGGACCCGAACTCGAACCACGATTTCGGCAAGGACATCATTCCCTACCTCGTCAAGAACGGCCGCGCGATGGCGCACCAATACTCGACCTCCTGCGTTCGCTCCGGCAGCGACACCCGCGCCTATTGGCGCGACGTCGGCACGGTCGACGCCTATTGGGCCGCCAATATCGACCTCACCGACGTGGTGCCCGAGCTCGACCTGTTCGACCGCGCCTGGCCGATCTGGTCCTATGCGGAGATCACCCCGCCGGCGAAATTCGTCCATGACGAGGAGAGCCGGCGCGGCCAGGCGGTGAGCTCGCTGGTCTCAGGCGGCTGCATCATCTCCGGCGCCTCGCTGCGCCGCTCGCTGCTGTTCACCGGCGTGCGCATCAACTCCTACGCCAATGTCGAGAATGCCGTGATCATGCCTTACGTGAGTGTCGGCCGCGGCGCCCGCTTGAGGAACGTCGTGATCGACCGCGGCGTCGAGATTCCGGAAGGCCTCGTCGTCGGCGAGGATCCCGAGGTCGACGGAAAGCGCTTCCGCACCACCGAGCAGGGCATCTCGCTGATCACCCAGCCGATGATCGACAGGCTCAATACATGA
- a CDS encoding ABC transporter permease — translation MSTYSLSDGLASGAPRTSRAPLLASWIRESGTGALASIAWIAFGLSCLWWQDVGDWSRTHSLGIAAFIIAAIALFGTVGADYLGAAGQALHKRAPWLVALGVFLTVWEVATAKFAWLPLPFFPPPQAIIEVYTDDLPKLLDSVFASVKLQLGGYLIGATVGFLTGVSIGWSRAVGYWVHPVLRFIGPLPATAWLPIAFFTFPSSWSASTFLIALATGFPVTVLTWSGVASVSNAYYDVARTLGAKPSFLVLKVAIPAALPHVFVGLFMGLGASFAVLVVAEMIGVKAGLGWYLQWAQGWAAYANMYAALIVMSLLCSGAITLLFAIRDRLLVWQKGTVKW, via the coding sequence ATGTCGACGTATTCGCTGTCTGACGGACTCGCCTCCGGCGCGCCGCGCACCTCGCGCGCGCCGCTGCTGGCGAGCTGGATCCGGGAATCCGGCACTGGCGCGCTCGCCAGCATCGCCTGGATCGCCTTCGGGCTATCCTGCCTGTGGTGGCAGGATGTCGGCGACTGGTCGCGCACGCATTCGCTCGGCATCGCCGCCTTCATCATCGCGGCGATTGCGCTGTTCGGCACCGTCGGGGCCGACTATCTGGGAGCGGCGGGACAGGCGTTGCACAAGCGCGCGCCGTGGCTGGTCGCGCTCGGGGTGTTCCTGACGGTCTGGGAGGTCGCGACCGCAAAATTCGCCTGGCTGCCGCTGCCGTTCTTCCCGCCGCCGCAGGCGATCATCGAGGTCTATACCGACGATCTGCCGAAGCTGCTCGACAGCGTGTTCGCGTCCGTGAAGCTGCAGCTCGGCGGCTATCTGATCGGCGCGACGGTGGGCTTTTTGACCGGCGTCTCGATCGGCTGGTCGCGCGCGGTCGGCTATTGGGTGCATCCGGTGCTGCGCTTCATCGGCCCGCTGCCGGCGACCGCCTGGCTGCCGATTGCCTTCTTCACCTTCCCGTCGAGCTGGAGCGCCTCGACGTTTTTGATCGCGCTGGCGACCGGCTTTCCCGTGACGGTGCTGACCTGGTCGGGCGTCGCTAGCGTCAGCAACGCCTATTACGACGTCGCGCGCACGCTGGGGGCAAAGCCGTCGTTCCTGGTGCTGAAGGTCGCGATCCCCGCGGCGCTGCCGCACGTCTTCGTCGGCCTGTTCATGGGGCTCGGCGCGTCCTTTGCCGTGCTCGTTGTTGCCGAGATGATCGGCGTCAAGGCCGGGCTCGGCTGGTACCTGCAATGGGCGCAGGGCTGGGCCGCCTATGCCAACATGTACGCGGCGCTGATCGTGATGTCGCTGCTCTGCTCCGGCGCGATCACGCTGCTGTTTGCGATCCGCGACCGGCTCCTGGTCTGGCAGAAGGGGACCGTCAAATGGTAG